A single genomic interval of Pyrus communis chromosome 5, drPyrComm1.1, whole genome shotgun sequence harbors:
- the LOC137735727 gene encoding zinc finger protein ZAT1-like translates to MEKHGCKICMRSFPNGRALGGHMRSHVRNHPFPPKPEEEESNREQTQLTMDEVDNSTSASSSSEDDGEEQDDDMIYGLRENPKRSIKLVDPEFSFAAHAGSVVLQDRESETESSKNPTGRRSKRTRKSSVMELHHYQNHIQYHHHPKLEALKKIKLKNKVVSSKDSFETEPVSSISDATREEDVAFCLMMLSRDKWRKQDHHHQHEQEQEQEQADEAERSMEDTEDSEEHLIKFPRIRTARRKYKCETCNKVFKSYQALGGHRASHKKIKASNLNPIYEPELEQENLNAAGKSSSVAEGKIHECPVCFRVFSSGQALGGHKRSHVMTGSAAAAASNSSPPFPWKSLSRLGDSLIDLNLPAPVDDDEISQIELSAVSDAEFVNHVRS, encoded by the coding sequence ATGGAGAAGCATGGGTGTAAGATTTGCATGAGGAGTTTCCCCAATGGCAGAGCCTTGGGGGGTCATATGAGGTCTCACGTGAGGAACCATCCTTTTCCTCCGaaaccagaagaagaagaatcgaATCGAGAACAAACCCAGTTGACCATGGATGAGGTAGACAATTCAACTTCAGCTTCGTCTTCGTCAGAGGATGATGGCGAAGAACAAGACGATGATATGATTTATGGCCTTAGAGAGAATCCGAAGAGAAGCATAAAGCTAGTGGATCCTGAGTTTTCTTTTGCCGCGCATGCTGGGTCTGTTGTTCTTCAAGATAGAGAGAGTGAGACAGAGTCGTCAAAGAACCCAACTGGGAGACGATCCAAAAGAACACGAAAATCCTCTGTGATGGAGCTTCATCATTATCAAAATCATATTCAGTACCACCATCATCCAAAGCTCGAAGCTTTGAAGAAAATTAAGCTCAAGAACAAAGTGGTCAGCAGCAAGGATTCTTTCGAGACTGAACCGGTAAGTTCAATTTCTGATGCCACTAGAGAGGAAGACGTCGCCTTCTGCCTCATGATGCTATCTAGAGACAAATGGAGAAAACAAgatcaccaccaccaacatgagcaagaacaagaacaagaacaagccGATGAAGCGGAAAGATCGATGGAGGACACGGAAGATTCTGAGGAGCATCTGATCAAGTTCCCCAGAATTAGAACTGCTCGAAGGAAATACAAATGTGAAACGTGCAACAAAGTTTTTAAATCTTATCAGGCTCTAGGTGGTCACAGAGCAAGCCATAAGAAGATTAAGGCTTCGAATCTGAACCCCATTTACGAGCCCGAATTGGAGCAAGAAAATCTCAATGCAGCAGGAAAATCTTCCTCTGTGGCTGAAGGAAAAATTCATGAATGCCcagtttgttttagagttttttcATCTGGTCAAGCGCTTGGAGGGCACAAAAGATCTCATGTGATGACTGGttctgcagcagcagcagcaagcaATAGCAGTCCTCCATTTCCATGGAAGAGTTTAAGTAGGCTTGGTGATAGTTTGATAGATCTTAATCTGCCTGCTCCTGTTGACGATGATGAAATCAGCCAAATCGAGCTCTCTGCAGTTTCTGATGCAGAGTTTGTGAACCATGTTAGAAGTTGA